The nucleotide window GTAGGTATGCGCGAACAAGTTAGGCCTGCATAGCAATGGTTAACGGATACTTCGGGAAGAGAAGACTCCTGGGAGATTCGATTACTGCTGACATAGTTGGAGAGAACATTGCTGTTCTCGACCTTGTAGGTCTTAGACGGCAAAACGCGATTGACTTTGTCGATGCTGTAACCGAAATGCCCCGTCCCGGGAGGGTTGCCGTCCTGACGGTTCATGATATGACCCGCCGGGGGGGGCGGAATGACGCAGTATTACGACGAATTGGAAGGAATTATAAGGGCGCGCTGTCAACAAGAAGAAGTTGCGCTTGCAAGTTACTCTGCGCCAGCGGTAATCGAGGAGCTCGGCCCTTACCTTGCGAGTTTCGGAGAGGTGTACGGGAGTTACCTGGAAAGGCCCATGCCTTGGGTTACGGCACGTGAAGTGACTCGTGCTATATGCGGTATAGATAATCTCGAAGCTTCCGAACGAAAGACGATTTTCGTCACCTCTAGGCAGACCGTCGAGGAGGCGCTGAACGGACTGGCAGGGCGTTGCGATAGGAAATGCAGAAGATACCGCTATCGGCATATCGCTCCAAACATTCTTGCAGAAGTCTATCATCAGAAAGGATTTGACGGAGACGACAGTCAGATTGCGGACCAGTTGCCCTATTACCAATACTATGTAAGCCAGTTAGGCTGAAGAAAATAACTTGTTGATTGAAGTCACCGGAGCAACGAGGAGTTGAAAATGAAGTCTAGCACGAGATCGGGCCTTCTGGTAGGGCTCGTGTGCGCCGGAATCGGCGCCATGGGGTACTATGCCATTAATCCCGATCTGGGTAAAGCGCTGTTCGTGGGTGCGATAGGATTCGCGATTAGCGCAACGATCTTCGTCGTCATGAGCTTCATGGGAAGAGATCATCACAATGAAGACTGACGATACACTCCTAGAGGTGACTAGATTCCACTGGGATCCATTTACTATCGTCGAAGTGGCTGACCATGAGATGCGGCTTCGCAATGGATCTGCTATCACCGTACTGAAAGAATCCGAACGATCGACCGTCCTTCGGTCAATGGCTGAACGCGGATGGCTTGACGCGCCGGAATTCGTTGTCGCACTTGAGACGTTGAGCGAAAGAGGAGAGATACGTCCTCGAAGGGTTGAAGCAAAACGGAGCGATTCTGCAGGTGCCTTCGGCCGATTTGCCCGCAGTTGTAAGCGAGTTCTACGCCAGGAGCGGCGGTCAGGTGGACGCGCAGGAAATTGCTAGCCGTCTTGAATACGCGGTCGTTCGTGTGGCGGGTGACCACGTGACGTTCAACGAGGCATTTCTTGAGGCGTTGGATGTCTTGGGCATCGGAGCGAAAATGCTGGAAGTGCTGGACAGCGATTCTGTACAGAATTTCGGGGATCGTGATGTCGTCGTCGCTGCTTACCGGGACTTGTTCTCTGACGTTGCAAGTCGGCATAATGAGTTGCTAATCCGGTCAGGGTTCCCTGGGAGGGTTCTCTTCGTAGGGGGTTTTGACGGGCGCCAATCGGTCGTTGGCCCTTGGGGACTTGCGCACAAGTCGGCATGCCTGGCCTGCTGGAACTTGCGCAGGAGAGCTAACCTCATCGACATTCCCAGTACGGTTAGACCGGGGCGCGCCTCTGAATCATCTGTAACTCCCTATTACGGCACTCGTAGCGCTCTTCAGAGTTGTGAACGGCTTGTCGCATCCTACGCCGCCGACATAGTTGCTGAGTATACCTTGCTAGAAGAACTGGCGCCTTCAGCGCAGCCCGGATCGTACCGAAGCATTGGCTTCTCGCGGAATGGGATCGAGATCGAGCGCCACCATGTCCTCAAGGTCCCGCGGTGCGCGGTGTGTGGGACAGCACAGAGCATGGGCTTTCCGCAGGTGTGGCATCATGGTCGATAACGCCAGAGGATGGACATCGCTCGAGATGGCGAACCGGGTCTACAGTAAGTTCGTGTCGCCTCTCACCGGGATTGTGAACTCGCTGTACAACCAATTGCATGAGACGGACGACATTCCGGGGTTTGCTGTCGGTGCCAGGGCCTGTGATGGAGACGAATTAGTGGGTGCTCCTGTCAACGAACTAAACGGCGGGGGCGCGACAAATTACCTGCACGCCAAGGTAGCAGCCATCGGTGAGACCATCGAGCGTTATTGCGGGGCTTACGCTCCAAGCGATTTGTTCACTGTGTGCGACGGAGCTTCGCATGGCGTGGAATTCATTTATGACTGGCACCTCTTTCACGATCGCCAATACTCCGAACCTGACTTTCCGTTCGCTCGGATCCGGCCAACTACGGAACTTCTGTGGACGCGAGCTCAAGATCTTCTGGACGGGGGGCGCGTGGCGGTTCCGGCTGACCTAGTGTACTTGAGGCCTCTGGGGCCACCAGAGTCAACTGTCGCATACGCGACCAGCAATGGTTTGGCCTGTGGGCTCTCTGAGTTCGAGGCGCTTTCATCGGCTATCTTTGAGCTGTTCGAGAGGCACGCATTCGTACTTACCTGGCACGCCTTCTTGCAGCCGCCAAGAATTGACGCTGAGCGCCTGTTCCGCGATTCTGATTTCTGGACGAGGCATGTGCTCCTTACGGGGCTCGAAGTCCGTTTGTTTGCAATGTCCGATCTTCTGGGCGTCCCGTCCGTGCTGGCCGTAGTGCTGAATAGGCGAACGACGTCCGCTCCGATCTCGTTCGGCGCCGCTTCAGCTACCTCAATTCGGCGAGCGGCTGAGAAGGCAGTGGTCGAGGCATTTCAGACGCGCGTGTGGATCAAGGCAGAGCAGCGGCTAGGAAATTCCATCCCGTTTAGCTCGGATTGGAACGATACGATTCGAGGGTTCGACGACCACGTAAGGCTTTACTCATCTACGAATGTTGAGCCGCTGTGGAGTGCCATTGATTTCCTGACGTGCGTGGACCGATTCGACGAGGATCCGAGGCGATACGACTTTCCTCAGGGAATGTCGCCGGATTCCGTTGTGGCGGAGCTATTGTCGATCGCCAGGAGGAATGGCCTCGAGATGTACGAGGTGGACGTGACAACTCCGGACGTGCGTGACGAGGGGGTGTCCGTCGTGAAGGTGCTCTCACCCCAGCTTGCGCAGCTAGACGCATCGTATGTCGGACGTTTCCTGGGCTGCCCGAGTCTATACGGCCCGCTTCCCTGGTCGGGCGGCCTGCAGCGCGATTTTGATGATCTCAATCCTGTACCCACCCTTTCCCATGAGAGGAATTGGAGATGATTGTGGACGGCTCAGAAATTCATGGTGCGAACCTGACGAAGATCGTGTATGGGGACGAACTGCCTGACCCTCTAGATTGTTCTGAGGCGTGGTTCGAGGCCTCAAAGGTGCATAGGGAGTCCATGGGTTGGGACAACCCAGGCGTACAGGTGCTTCGCAATTCGCGCGAGTTGCAGGTAATCTCCTCTCGTGGCGCAAAGAGCTACGACAATCTTCCCAGGGTGGACCTCGGCCCGCCGAAGAGACCTGAGATGGCGCTCGAGCAGTGCCTTCTTCAAAGAAGGTCTGCAGACGAATTCGCGGGAGAGATGATGGTGGAGCAGCTGGCAGGCCTTCTTCGTTTCGGCGCGGGGACGACTGACACTGAAGGACCAAGTCATCTTCGCACTGTTCCGTCTGCGGGTGCCTTGCATCCCTCAGACTTATACTTCTACGCACGGAATGTGGATGGGCTTGAACCGGGGATTTATTACTACCTGCCGCAGGAGAACAGGGTTGTCCTGGTCGCAGGGCGGCCGACCCGGTCAGTCTCTAGGAACTTCTTCAACGCCGCTGGAACTTCCGATGGCGCAGTACTCGTACTGATCTGCACGTCATTCTGGCGGACACGCTTCAAATACGGCCATCGGGGTATGAGGTTTGCTCTGATAGAGGCGGGCCATCTCGCACAGAATTTGCTGCTGCTAGCGTCTGCGTACAGGCTCCCCGCGCGCGCCCTGGGTGGCTTCGTAGACGACGAGGTGAATGGCTATACGCCGCATCAGGACGGGGTGGATACGGCGGTGCTGTACGCGCTCGCTATAGGATGAGCTCTTGATGATTGCGCTAGACTAGGAGGTTCCCGTGAGGCAGGATTCTTTGGCAGTCCGCGTAGATGGCGTATCGAAAAGGTACAGAGAGGTTGAAGCCGTCATGGACGTCTCCTTTGAGGCGGCGCGGGGCGACGTTGTCGGCGTCTTGGGACGTAACGGCGCTGGAAAGTCCACCCTTGTGTCGATGCTCGCGGGCCTGACCAGCCCAACGGCGGGAAGGATCTCTATCTTTGGAGAGGATCCCAGGCGAGCTAGTGTGCGTCTCAAGATGGGCGTAGTCCCCCAGGAGGTCACACTGCCGGGTAACTTGACAGGGGATGAATTCGGGGAGTTCGTGTCCGCACACTACCCAGCTAGTTGCACTGCGTATGGAGACGTGTTTGAGCGCTGGGGATTAGCAGATTTCAGTCACATGCGGCTCAGAAGACTGTCAGGAGGGCAGCGGCGGAGGATTGCCGTGGGCTTGGCATTTGTCGGCGACCCGGATGTCGTGATCCTGGACGAGCCAACCACGGGCCTCGATCCGGAGTCGCGGCGGACCGTGTGGCGGGGCATACGTGAGGAAGCCAACTCCGGCGTGACGGTCATGATTACGTCGCATTACATGGATGAGATTGAGTGCCTGAGTGATCGAATCCTGTTGATGGAGAGGGGTGAACTCATAGAGGATCGCCCGGTGGGTGAATTCCTGGAGGCAAGGAAGCGGGTCACGGTTTCCTTCGAGGGGTCTGCCTCCGAGCGGCAGGTTCGTGAGTTGGCTGATCCAGAGGCGGAGGTTTCTATGCAGGACGGGCGTTTTAAGGTTGTCACTGGGCGTTCGGATGCGTTCGTACGGGGGCTTGTGAGCTCCGGCATGGAGTTCGAGGCGCTCCGCGTCGAACGATCAAGCCTGGAGCAGGCCTTGCTGGAGAGGCTGGCGGACTAATGGTGAATGCGAACGACGAGCTCGGAGACGTTTCGCGGTGGCGATTGGTTGGGGCTCATCTCAGACTCGTGGAGATCGAGACCTTTCGTGATCCTGCCGCGCTGGTTGGCAACGTGATCATCCCATTTGTTTGCTTTCTGTTCTTTGTGTTGCCGAATCGAGACGTGGTCAACTCTGCCTCAGGTGCGACCGTTGCAACCTTGCAGCTGACGAGCATGCTTGGTTTTTCTACGTGCCTTTTCGGGTATTCGGTGTCCGTGGCCCAGGATCGTGAATCCGGATTTGGCATGTACTTGAAGACACTGCCAGTGGGGTCCTTCCCGCGATTCCTCGCTGTCGCGGTCGGTGCGCTGACTGTCACGGCGCTTGGGGTCGTGCTGTTGTGGGCGGCTTCTTTAATCGCAACGGATGCTGAGCTGAGTTGGGATTTGCTCGCGGGGTTCGGCGCCTTACTGCTTACCATGGTGACGTGGAGTCTTTTCGGCGCGGCGCTGGGGCAGGTTGTTAACGTGAAGACGGTGATCACGGTTGCTCAGTTGGCGTTCCTCGCGCTCGCGTTCGCAGGCGGTATGCTTGTGTCGCCCGACTACCTTCCAGACGGATTGGACATGGTTAGCCGTTACCTCCCGTCGCGCGCTTCTCGTGACTTGGTTTGCGGGCTTGGTAGTGGGGAGGGCGTATCTGCGTTCGTCGTGGCGGTGCACGCTTTTTGGACGGTCCTCTTCGGGGTTGTGAGCGTAATGTCCGCAAAGGTTTTCATGCGCCGATAGAGAGGGATGGGTTGGTTAGTGGGTAAAGAGGGTTTCAGTGCGCTGGGAGCGTTCGGTGCGGTGATGACCGACGTCATGGCGTACGACTATTTCACTGCTCGCAGATACGCTCGTCATGTGGTCGACGAGTTAGGTCTTGATGGTTATGAGAAAGGTCGTTTGGTTGATGCCGGATGCCAGTTCGGGGCCTTGGGTGAGGCCTTGAGAGGGGGTCGTTGAAGTATGTGGGTGTCGATATCGATGACCACGCGCTTCAGGTGGCGCAGAGGCGGTTGCCGAATGCTGTGTTCTTCCGGTGTGACATTCAGGATTGGCGGGTGGTGTCGCTGGGTGTGTACGATGTTGTCGTTTGCAGCCTAGTGCTGGGCCTGCTGAAGGATGTCGAGAATTTGTCCGTTCTCAAGCAGGTAAACCTTGTTGCTGATGTCGATTCAGACTCGGCAGTTGAGTAATTTGGAACTTGACGTCAGGGAGCAGAGTAAAGGGCTTAGCGGAGGTGAGCGGCAGCGGTTGGCGATCGCCAGGTCCCTCCTTGCCGGAACTTCCGTACTCCTTTTGGATGAGGCTACCTCCAACCTAGACGGTCGAAACGAATCGATGATTCAAGATGCGATTGCTGTTCCGTCGAACGGCCATCGTACGACACTTTTGATCGCACATAGGCTATCGACAGTCATTTCAGCTGACCGAATTATTGTTATGGATCGAGGTCAGATCGTCGCGCAGGGGAGCCATCGTGAGCTTATGGAAACCAGTCCGTTGTACCGGGAGCTGGCGGAGCGCCAGTTGCTTATCGATGGGAGCCTGGCGGCATCGGTCAAACCCTCGATTGGCCACGAGGTAGAAGCTGTAGGCAAGAGCAGACTTCCGGCATGTGAGGTAGATCGTTTCGGGAACGGTGAATGATGGAACGTTATCTTCTGTATGATGACAGCTGCACCCGATGCGGTTCCATTGCGAGAGTGGTGGAGGTGTGTGCTGATGAATGGCTGGTTAGTCGATCACTTCGCGACAGAACCATGCGGCAATTGCTACAGTGTCGCAAGGCTGATTGGAAGTGGAGGCCAATGCTGTTGGAGTTCGACGGTCGACGAGTGCGCGTCTATTCCGGAATAGGGATGGCGCTTCGCCTGGGTGTCGGCCTTGGTCCCGTGAGGGCCTTCCGCATTTTTACAAGTGCGGGATGATGCGGAAAGGGCCGTTCTTGAAGCTATTCAGATGGGGTAGTATTCGATTTGAGATAGTGTGCGCTTATGGTTAAACATCAATGTGTCGAGGTGGTCGCAGTGACCCGGGACGTCCGGGTGCGGTTGCCGACGGAACGAGGCGCCTTCGTCGTGGTCGCCAAGCATGCGGGCGTCGCGAGCGTACGTTATCGCGCGTCGCGCCGGAATTCGGCGTCCGTGACACTTCTTAGAGGAAGTAAGAAATGCACATCAGTTATGATATGAGGAGCAGTACCGGTGATTGAGATCTCAAGAGTCACGAAGACACATGGAGGCAGGCGTGTTGTCGACGACGTGAGCTTCACTGCAGGGCCGGGTAGGGTGACCGGTTTCCTCGGCCCCAATGGGGCGGGCAAGTCGTCGACGCTGCGCATCCTGCTCGGGCTCGACCGTCCGACGTCGGGCACAGCGCTCATCAATGGCAAGCCCTACGAGAGTCTCGGTCAACCGCTGCGGACGGTGGGTGCGATGCTGGATGGGGCGTCCGCGGTTCCTGAGCGGCGCGGGGTGGATCACCTGCGCTGGATCGCACAGTCCAACCGCATTCCCGCGCGACGCGTCGACGAGGTACTAGAGACGGTCGGGCTGACCGACGCCGCAAAGGTTCGAGTGCGGAAGTACTCGCTCGGGATGAAGCAGCGTCTTGGGCTCGCCGCCGCCCTCCTGGGTGAGCCACGCGTGCTCGTACTCGACGAGCCGGTCAACGGCCTCGATCCCGAGGGCATCCGCACGATCCGCACATTCCTGCGACGCTACGCCGATCAAGGAAACACCGTACTGCTCTCCAGCCACCTCATGGGAGAGATCGCCGAGACGGTCGACGACGTCGTGGTGATCAACAAGGGGCGCATCGTTGCTGACGGCACCCTCGACGAGATCACCGCAGGGCACGACTCCCTCGAGGACGCGTTCTTCGCACTGACCGGCAGCGAGCCGGGAGCGAGCTGGTGAGCGGCATGATCGCAGCGATCCGATCAGAATGGACGAAGACGTTCACGCTTCCAAGCGTGTGGATCATCACCGGTGCGCTCTTCGCCGTGTTCCTCCTCTTCCAGTTCCTGTCCTTCGAGTTCTACTCCGAGACCGCCGCGCGACTGACCTCCGGCGAGAGCACGCAGGCCCAGGCCGTGGCATTGCTGCAGGGCGACCTGATGGCGAGCATATTCAATCCGGGCATCCTCTTCACCCTGCTCGGGGCGGTCATCGCTGGGGCGGAGTTCCGCACCGGGCAGTTCGGGATGAGTGTGGTCGCGGTCCCGAACCGGATTCGCCTGGTCGTGAGCAAGGTCCTTGTCGCCGCGCTGTTCGCGCTCGCGCTGGGCGTCATCTGGTACGCGATCGGTACGTCGCTCATGCTGGCATCCACGAACGGGGTCGCCGCTGCGGCAGTGCTCAACGGCGACTTCTTCGCCACGCTGGGCCGGGTGCTTCTCTTCATGGTGGCGTTCGCGTTGTTCCCCCTCGGTCTGACGCTCCTCACAAGACGGACGCTGACGGGCGTGATCGCCGCCATGGTGTTCTTCATGCTCACCCTGACGCAGGTCGTGGCCATGGTCTCACCGGCGGTCGACGCATTCCTGCCGCTAAGTGCCGCCCGGAATCTCCTACTGAACTCCGACGATACCCCTGTGCCGACCACGGCCGGCCCAGTGCACGGCGCTCTCGTGCTCACCGCCTGGGCCGTCCTCACCGTCGTCCTCGCCGCAGTCGTGACGAAGTGGAGGGACGCCTCATGACGGACGTCGTCCAGCCGACGATCCGCTGGAGAGATACGGTCCGTTCGGAGATCACCAAGATCACGACGCATCCGGCGACGTTCTTGATGCTCGTCATCGCCGTCGCGGCGAATCTTCTTCTGGCAGCGATCGACGCCAGCGGCGTCACGTTCTATACCGGCGACCCCTCGGGGCCATCGTCATTGTCCGACTTCGGTGTCGTGATGATCGCCCCGCTCTACGCGTTCCTGGTCATCCCGGTATGGGCGGCCGCCACTGAGTACCACGGCGGTCAGCTGCGCATGAGCCTGAGCGCTACGCCGCAACGCGGCAGGTTCATCCTCGCCAAGCTGGCGGCGACGCTGGCCATCGTCAGTGTCGCCGCCGTGGTCGCGATCGTGCCCGCGCGGCTGGTCGTCGGTGTCACCGACAGCATGGGTCCCGTGGCCGTGCTCATGAGCTGCATTCAGTGGACGGTGGCATACGTGCTCATGTCCCTCGTCGCCTTCGGGCTCGCCGGCATCCTGAAGAACACGGTCGCACCGCTGGGCATCATGATCGCCCTCCCCGTCGTGATCGCGACCGGCATCCTACAGTGGCCCGACGGGCTGCGCTTCCTGCCCGACCAGGCGGCACTGAGCTTGGTCGGTACGCCGCAGTTCGATGTTCACGAGATCCCGCCACCGGTCGCCGCCGCCGTCCTCGTGATCTGGGCGTGCGTCGCCGTGGCGGACTACGCGTTCTCAGTCACCCGTAGCGACACGTGACCCACATATCAGCGTCGGTGCCCGGGTCCTGGCGAAGGCCCCGGGCACCGATGCTGATATGTGGGTGGTGGGTTCAGCTGCTCCAGACGACGCCGTCGAGGAAGGCCTGGAAGGTCGCGTCGCTGATCTGCGCGTCCTGGATGGTGTAGCCGTCCGGGTAGGAGGTCAGGGCGAGAGCCGCAGCCACGTTGTTGCCCTTCGGCGCCTCGTAGTCCGGTGCCGCGGGCGAGGCGGCGGGGCCCTTCGACGGCGGCTGGGAGGCGACTACCGTCGGCGCGTCGGAGGGCTGGACGACCGCCACCTGCTCGCCGCAGGCGGCGAGACCACATGACAGGAGCAGAACGGTGACGGCTGTGAGGGAAACTGAACGCTTCATGGCGGATACGGTAGGTGCCCGGTCAGCCGGACCCTAGATGAGTAAGTCCAAGGGGTGGGTTAGTGGTTGTGGGGGGCAGGGATCGTAGGATAGGGGGCTGGTGAGGTTGTTGTGCCAGGTGGCGGCTGTCAGGGCCAGGGCTCGTTGGGTGATGCGTGAGCAGACTCTTGCGGGGGTGCGCCCGCCGTGGCTCTCGAGGTCGAGCTGTCCTTGGTGTCCAGCACCGCGAGCAGGGTCGCTCGCTCGTCGGTCTTGGCTCTGGTCAGGGCCCAGCCCACAGGAAGGCCGTGGACTGTGCACACCAGGCGCAGGCGCAGGCCCCAGAAGAAGCGTGAGTGGGAGGCGCAGTAGCCGTACTCGGCCCATCCCGCCAGGGCTGAGCGCATCACGGTGGGTCGGGAGCGGGCGCACTCGACGGGGGTGGAGTCGACCAGCCAGACGGTGTCGTCATGGACGCGCGAGCCCCGACGCAAGGCGGCGCACCCCAGGTCATGGTGGCAGTCAGCGAGTGGACGCGCTTGTTGTAGCCCGACTGGCCCGGTACCCGGGGAAACATAGCGCGCAGGTCGGTATCCGGCTTGAGGCGGCGTATCCAGCGGGTCTCACTGGTGTAGCCCAGCAGGGCCTGCACGACCGCCAGGGTGATGATCTCGGCGTCGCTGGTCACCGCAGCGATACCGACCCGTGGGCGTGGTGGCAGGACCTCGGGATGGTCCTTCAACAGATCATCGACTGTGACGTACAGTGCGGTAGCGAGGGCCTCCAGGCCGGTGTCCATGAGCGAGCCGTCCTTCCCAACAGAAGCGGTGAGACCTGGTGTAACACCACCGATCCTGAGGATCCCTCACCCCATAGCCCAGCACCCACGCCGAACCACACCCCTCGGACTTACTCATCCAGGGCGGCTGAAACCAAGAATGATGTCGATGGTGGTGGACTTCCCGGCGCCGTTGGGGCCCAGGAAGGCTATAACCTCACCGGTTTTCAGCCACAAGTCCAGGTGGTCCACGGCCATCAACTGCCCGAAGGCCTTGGTCAGCTGGCTGACTGCGATGGATGGGGTTTCCTGAGGGGTGTGGATGTTCATGGGTCCAGGCTCTGCCGGGTGGCCGCAGCCTGGTACTGCCGCCCGTCACCGTTTCCAGGTGACGAAAGTCAGGACCGTTAGCGGGCCCGGACGGCTTACGGGCGCCGACCCCGCCCTCCCGGGAGATTCAGTCAGACCGCGCGCGTGCGGGGAGGTTGTGGGCGATCTCGCAGCGGAGAACCACCTGATTGGTGCTGTGCTGGTGGCGTAGGTGCGCGGGGGTCTGGCAGAATCACCTCCTGCACTCGTCTGCGTGCGGCCCCTCTCCCGGGCGTGGACGCGTCTCGGCGCGAGCCGGACAACGTTGCTTTACCCCACCGGGGTCTGGCAAGCGCCAAACCATCAGAACCAGGAGTTCAACCAAGTGGCAGTCAAGATTCGCCTCAAGCGCATGGGCAAGAAGTTCCAGCCTTTCTACCGTGTCGTCGTGCTCGACGGCCGTAAGCGCCGGGATGGCCGTGTCCTTGAGGAGATCGGTATTTACGACCCGATGCAGGAGCCTTCGCTCATTCGCATCGACTCTGAGCGCGCTCAGTACTGGCTCGGTGTTGGTGCCCAGCCTTCTGACACGGTTTTTAACCTGCTCAAGATCACGGGCATCTACCATGCCTTCAAGGGCCTGAAGGTTCCCGAGGGCAAGTTGAAGGTCAAGGAGGGCGACGCCGCTACTGCCGCTGAGGCCGCCATCAAGGCTGCCGCCGCGGACGCGGAGAAGCGCAAGGCCGCCGCCTCTGAGGCCAAGGACAAGGCTGACAAGGAAGCTGCTGAGGCAGCTGCCGCTGAATCCAAGGCCGCTGAGGAGACCGCTTCCGAGGAGGCCACCAAGGCCCCCGCTGAGGAGGCCTGAGATGCTCGCTGACGCGCTCGAGCACCTCGTGCGGGGCATCGTCGACAACCCTGACGACGTCACCGTCACCTCCCGGTCGCTGCGCCGCGGCGACCTACTAGAGGTGCGGGTTAACCCCGAGGACCTTGGACGTGTCATCGGCCGGTCAGGACGGACAGCCCGGTGCCTGCGCACTGTGGTCAACGCTCTGGCTGATAGTCCGGTCCGAGTCGACGTCGTTGACACTGACCGACGCTGACGCTGAATCAGAACCACAGCGCCGCCCGGCTTCACCAGGAGGTAGCCGGGCGGCGCTGCGTCATGCTGTCAGCCTGGGCTCACCCAGCACCTTGGGCCTCAAAACCAGGACTGCGCTGGGTAGAAGGTGCCAGCGTCACAGGCCATGCCCCAGCTGGTTGCTGCCAGGCCATTGAGCCAGCCCTCCGCGTTACTCAGGCTGCCCAGGACGGTGCCAGTAGTTAGGGAGAGCATCTTCAGGCTGGTGGGACGGTTGTCTGCGCTCTGAGGCATCGTGTACGCGACATCGCCGAACACGGCGGTGGAATAGGGCACTGGCTGGCCTGACCCCCCTAGTCGCAGCAGTGGGGCCGCCTGCCCGGGGTGCATCACCTCAACCAGATCATTGCCGTGCAGCACCAGCTCCTGGGCGTCAGACGCGATCCGTGGCCACGCAGCCCCAAGGAACATCGTATGTGCGGGGTCCGCTTGGAGGGTCAGAGTTTGGTCGGTCTCCAAATTGGTGGCCAGGATTTGGGTGTTGTCGCCGTAGTAGCACCACCCGTCACGCACTAGCATCAGGTTGCTCGCGCTGGACTGTGAAGCACCAGTCCCCAGCATCACGGCCAGGTCCCTGCCACCACTCGTGGAACGTGCCACCACCGCCTGGCCGATAGAGGTCACGTCGTACGCGCTGGGCCGGTCTAGCAGTCCATGCACGTCCAGCTCTACCGCCAGATCTTCTGCCCGCAAGCGCACCGCTATGAAGTCCGCTGTTCCAAAACCGCTGCCAGCCACCAGCACCGAGCTACGGTCTGGTGAAAAGGACAGTGCGAAGTCCAAGGGTGGCGTGGTCGCGGCTGACATGAGTTGCACCGAGAATGAGCTGCTTAGATGGGCCATGGCCTCTATTCGGCCGTCGTTGAGGCGGACTCGCAGGAGGCGGACCGGGCAGATCTGCTCCTTTACCACAGAGACCTGCCCCGGGTTGGCAGAGACCATCTCAATGCCCACAGCCAGGTAGGCGTGCTCGGGTCCAAGCAAAGCGGCTGCGGTGTGCAGTCGGGGCACTGTGGCTCCGGCTTCCGGCTGGTAGGTGATGAGCGCCGAGGTGTACTGGGACGGGTCCAGGGACACGCGGCTGGTGGTGAAGCCTTGCGGACTGTCTGGGAATATCGCGGTGGACGTCCCGGTGGAGAGGTCCACGATTACCGGGCTTAGCCCCTGCGCGGTGACGCCAACGGCCTGGCTGCTCCAGGCCGAACCAACCAGGTACTGGTCGCGGACGGCCAGGATCTCAGCGCCCTGCCACAAAGGAGTCGTGCCAAAGCTGCTTGGTGCGGCACTGGTGGACGGTGGCGTGGGCGCCGTGACCGGCGACGTCGCAGTGGCAGTGCTCGTGGGGGAGGGGGTGCCCGGCGGTGTTTGAGACGGTCGACCGCATGCTGTCAGCCCTGCTGCAGCAACAGCAGTGGCAGAGGTGATGAACATGCGGCGGTTCATGGGCTCTCCAGGGTGCTTGCGGCTCCAGGGAATGAGCCGGGTAGGTCTGAATCCAGTCTGCCAACACCTCCTAACAACGGCAACGCGAGCAGGCGTCAGTCGGGTGGCGTCTTACACAAGAACCGATATCGGCGGGTTATCGGCTCTGTGGGAGCTGCCCGGGACGGCCCCGCAACACCACTGGGAGCAGTCTTTGCAGGGCAGCAGGTAGGTTTGGACCGTGCTGCTGACTGTTGCCGCGATCGGCCCCGCCCACGCCCTCAAAGGCGAGGTACGCCTTGAGATCCGCACTGATGACCCAGCTGGTCGCCTGGCTCCCGGATCGGTGCTGCCCGTCCACGCTCCCAAAGGTCAACAGGCCCCAAGCGAACTCACCGTGACCCGCCTACGCCATGACGGCCG belongs to Actinomyces trachealis and includes:
- a CDS encoding YcaO-like family protein; this encodes MVDNARGWTSLEMANRVYSKFVSPLTGIVNSLYNQLHETDDIPGFAVGARACDGDELVGAPVNELNGGGATNYLHAKVAAIGETIERYCGAYAPSDLFTVCDGASHGVEFIYDWHLFHDRQYSEPDFPFARIRPTTELLWTRAQDLLDGGRVAVPADLVYLRPLGPPESTVAYATSNGLACGLSEFEALSSAIFELFERHAFVLTWHAFLQPPRIDAERLFRDSDFWTRHVLLTGLEVRLFAMSDLLGVPSVLAVVLNRRTTSAPISFGAASATSIRRAAEKAVVEAFQTRVWIKAEQRLGNSIPFSSDWNDTIRGFDDHVRLYSSTNVEPLWSAIDFLTCVDRFDEDPRRYDFPQGMSPDSVVAELLSIARRNGLEMYEVDVTTPDVRDEGVSVVKVLSPQLAQLDASYVGRFLGCPSLYGPLPWSGGLQRDFDDLNPVPTLSHERNWR
- a CDS encoding SagB/ThcOx family dehydrogenase, giving the protein MIVDGSEIHGANLTKIVYGDELPDPLDCSEAWFEASKVHRESMGWDNPGVQVLRNSRELQVISSRGAKSYDNLPRVDLGPPKRPEMALEQCLLQRRSADEFAGEMMVEQLAGLLRFGAGTTDTEGPSHLRTVPSAGALHPSDLYFYARNVDGLEPGIYYYLPQENRVVLVAGRPTRSVSRNFFNAAGTSDGAVLVLICTSFWRTRFKYGHRGMRFALIEAGHLAQNLLLLASAYRLPARALGGFVDDEVNGYTPHQDGVDTAVLYALAIG
- a CDS encoding ATP-binding cassette domain-containing protein; this encodes MTGFLGPNGAGKSSTLRILLGLDRPTSGTALINGKPYESLGQPLRTVGAMLDGASAVPERRGVDHLRWIAQSNRIPARRVDEVLETVGLTDAAKVRVRKYSLGMKQRLGLAAALLGEPRVLVLDEPVNGLDPEGIRTIRTFLRRYADQGNTVLLSSHLMGEIAETVDDVVVINKGRIVADGTLDEITAGHDSLEDAFFALTGSEPGASW
- a CDS encoding ABC transporter permease: MEIETFRDPAALVGNVIIPFVCFLFFVLPNRDVVNSASGATVATLQLTSMLGFSTCLFGYSVSVAQDRESGFGMYLKTLPVGSFPRFLAVAVGALTVTALGVVLLWAASLIATDAELSWDLLAGFGALLLTMVTWSLFGAALGQVVNVKTVITVAQLAFLALAFAGGMLVSPDYLPDGLDMVSRYLPSRASRDLVCGLGSGEGVSAFVVAVHAFWTVLFGVVSVMSAKVFMRR
- a CDS encoding ATP-binding cassette domain-containing protein, with product MSNLELDVREQSKGLSGGERQRLAIARSLLAGTSVLLLDEATSNLDGRNESMIQDAIAVPSNGHRTTLLIAHRLSTVISADRIIVMDRGQIVAQGSHRELMETSPLYRELAERQLLIDGSLAASVKPSIGHEVEAVGKSRLPACEVDRFGNGE
- a CDS encoding class I SAM-dependent methyltransferase, coding for MKYVGVDIDDHALQVAQRRLPNAVFFRCDIQDWRVVSLGVYDVVVCSLVLGLLKDVENLSVLKQVNLVADVDSDSAVE
- a CDS encoding ABC transporter ATP-binding protein encodes the protein MRQDSLAVRVDGVSKRYREVEAVMDVSFEAARGDVVGVLGRNGAGKSTLVSMLAGLTSPTAGRISIFGEDPRRASVRLKMGVVPQEVTLPGNLTGDEFGEFVSAHYPASCTAYGDVFERWGLADFSHMRLRRLSGGQRRRIAVGLAFVGDPDVVILDEPTTGLDPESRRTVWRGIREEANSGVTVMITSHYMDEIECLSDRILLMERGELIEDRPVGEFLEARKRVTVSFEGSASERQVRELADPEAEVSMQDGRFKVVTGRSDAFVRGLVSSGMEFEALRVERSSLEQALLERLAD